Genomic segment of Danaus plexippus chromosome 5, MEX_DaPlex, whole genome shotgun sequence:
ttttattaattttataactttgattatatacaaaattacataaGTTTAACTTAGATCAATATTATAACTGTTGCAGGTGTAAATATTGTAGTTGGTACACCTGGAAGGATCTTAGATCATTTAAAAAGTACTGAGAAGTTTAAATGTGATAATTTGAAAATCCTTATCTTGGATGAAGCCGATAAACTTCTTGAAGCCGGTTTCCAGAAGCATATtgaaggaattattaaaaaactaccaAGTATGTttgacttaaattaataaattctatgtttggtttaagataaaatactaaatttcatattatgttgtagaaaacagacaaacagttttatttagtgCAACCATAGATGACAAGGTAGAAAATCTAGCTCGGTTAGCATTAAGAAGCGACCCGAAACTCATATGTGTACAGGATGACAAACAATCAACAGTGAAAAATCTTCAACAAgggtatatataatgttattataacaaaaagttgGAATTGGTTTTACTCaaacaaatgtatttgaattttttattatggtattttacttcaatagataagaaattaatttttattcttaatacaaaacatgtgatacaaatcttattaatattcctgttattattttttttataaatttaaataattactttttttaatgccataataatttgtattacttCAATGTTTTTCAGATATTGCATTTGTCCCGTTCAAAACAGAATATCTTGGTTGTATAAGATGTTGAAGAAaacgagaaaattaaaaattatagtatttttttcttcttgcAAGTCGGTCGATTTTCATTACGAGTTCTTTAGAAATCATTGTAAAGCTTCAGTTTTAAGTTTACATGTGGgtattgcaaaaaatatttatatttgttaacaattacataaaaacagtatatgtgtatgttataattctttttatataatcatattatttgcaatataaataaattatgcttAACCTTACtagttaagatatttattaataacatatttattatgctgaaatgttttttttttgttgaaggGTAAACAAAGTCAACCCAGAAGGAAAGAAACTTTTGAAACATTTGTCAATATTGATAAGGGTGCATTATTTTGCACTAATGTAGCAGCTAGAGGTTTGGATATACCGTCTGTGGATTGGATTGTGCAATATGATCCTCCTACCGATATTAAGGTAtaactgtaatatttaaaaagaaattgaattATCCACCTAGATTTTCATCATAAACAACAAGGCATATACAATACTGTGGCTAATAAAGTTAGTTAAGACAATTGAGAATCTTCACAGAGactttgttacattttatagtGGAACCGTTATTCAAGTTATGGCAATAAAGTTGTATTAATGAAACAGTCtgtaggaaaatatttaattagtgtCACTTAACACTTTTAACTGTCAAAATATACTGTCTTAAATTCACCTAGCTATTTATGgagaaaaaaatgtgttgGTCTTTTATTTTAGGAATATATCCATCGTGTTGGACGTACAGCTAGAGGTCTAAATAGTGGTAACGCTGTCATATTATTAAGACCAGAAGAAGAACAATTTGTTGAATGTCTAAAAAGGGAAAAAGTGTACTTGGACAAATATAACTTTGGTGATCCCGCTTATGACGTGCAAGTCATGGTTAGTTAGCTCATAAGCTTAATTCTTAttctattttagaaattttattgcatattaaGTTAATACTGCCAAGCATTCACATATTTATCCAGGCAGTATAGATGTATCAGGCTCCAATAGTTCACATCTACGTAGTTGAAATTTTGTGGGACCATTCAAAACACCATTATCGTGTAACTATAGACTTAACAATTCAAAtgtgattaaatatttgttttattattgcagctggaaaatataatacaaacagaTGGCACCATGAAAATACTTGCCCGTAAAGCATATTTGTCTTTCCTTAGATGTTACAGTAAACATCCATTGAGTGAGGTGTTTGATATAAAGAACTTGGACCTGAAATTGTCATCACAAGCTTTTGGTTTCCAAGAACAACCCCATGTTGACTTCTGTATCCTTTTCAaatgtacaaattttataaagatatattcttTTGAAAACATTGTAGTCAAGTGACAGTCTTTACTTCTATACAGTAATATTACATGAATGTATTATCTTacgtattttgaattttcaattCGTCATTCTAAATTAATAGCAAATTCTTAATTGATTGGACTTTTTTTATCTGtcacagataattaaatatcgttTTATATCCAAACACATTTTTGTATTCCAGATATCGACTTTTTTGCACAATAAGAAATCTCCTTATATATAGTTCAGTAGCATCAAGGAAAcgaaaattaaacaacaattAGTTGAACCGACAACGGTATGGatcaaatatacaaataaaataaatgatttaaaacaatttatctgttttattgaaaattaaaatgttacatcaCATTGAcagtttaaattacattttaaacgaacgcatttattaaacattttcaacttCTTTGTTTTTGATTGTTACCTTTTTGTCTGTATATCTTTGTTTTCTCTGCTTTTTTATGTTGTGGAGCGTtcaatgttttgaaatatccGAAACCGCCGCCACCTTTCCTCTTTTGCGTCGGACCTTTGCTCGTAACTTTTAACTCGACAGCTGGCGGGACGGTGAAACCAAAGGATTTGGACACTTTGGCCAAATCGATCGTATCGATGTCGAATATAGTCTTTAGATGGTGAGAATCATATGCTCGCAAATAACTCTTGAACGCCTCCTTGGCAGACTGGTTCAGGAAGTAGTTTCTTGATATCAATTTTTCTAActgaaaagtatatataaattaatattaacactaAAGCCAAACAGTTACTTACacttataattgataaaagcacacatttttttataatacatttaaaataaatgtacatacataaattaaactaatatttttggattacaacgcgttattttattatttccaaaaACTATTagttattagtttcatttagatagAAACTCGTCTACTAAGTCTTAGACCTCATAATATACGTACTTGTAATTGTATATCTGCTACTTTGTTCCATGAGAACTCAAATTCATTAAGTGTCACCTTGGACTGTTTCAAATATCTCAGGAAGCCTAACTCCTCAGGTCTCAAGAACAATAATGCATGTCCGCTTGTACCGAGTCCTCTTGCAGTTCTTCCTACTCTGTGGATATATTcctgaaaacatttttaaaataattaaaaattatattaagaatagaaatcaatatgaaaaaaatttcaatatttatcacaGGTCACcgtatttcaaattataatctagttattattaattatagtttataaacataataatggtACTATCCTTTTGCTTTGCCTAACATAGAAGTTCaagatattgttaaaaaatatatggaaatattaaaacaagtaTATATTTCAGGCTTACACCGTTAATATGGATGTTTAACACAAACaggattattaaataactaggTTTCTGGgcaaaacttattaaatatatatataagttagcAAAAGGAGTATAGaatgtaataaacaatattgtatACTTTTGGATCATCCGGAGGGTCATATTGAACGATCCAGTCAACAGCGGGTATATCCAAACCTCGAGCGGCCACATcagtacataataatattccaCTCTCGGCATTGCAAAACTGGAAAAATGTTGTTGTGCGTTTTGCTTGTTGTTGTTTGCCCTGAAAAGGAGTTAGGAGAGgaaatagttacattattataaaagaaatgtgatgCATAAAGGacaacttatctcttaaaagagatccCAACCAGAAaccagaaaattaattatgacaagaaatatataaactcatctttaattaaataacaaaaaaatgtgcaTTATATAGGTATAATAGTATCTCGATCAACCTTTGACTTTGTtagacttttattattatataaaatcgtgttaacaaattaataaaaaatatttaaaaactgtaaataCTCACATGTATAGACATAACTGGTAGATCGATATAGTTAAAGAGCTCATGGTGGTATTTGACGGACATACAAGTTGACAAGAAAACCATAACCTTCTTTTTTCTATTCTTCTTAAGGAATGTGAATAGGACCATCATTCTTTTTTCTGATGGGCAAactatataactaaaaaaaaaattttactacattaattattgcattttaaaGGACAAAGAGTAGCATCTGTTAATCCAtgcaacttaaaaaataaactgaagctgtacaatttaaattgtttctcTACTTTTAATGTGATAAATAActaacttttgtatttttaatataagcaaaGAACAAATTGTTggatgtaaacaaaaaaggtCTTATTCTGAATTTTAAACCTTTGGTCAATAGCTATTGTCTTTGTTCAGTGGGACATGATGATGCTCGACTGTTTAAATTGTCCCATATACTGCttatgagtattttttttatatattatttatttaatagaaaaaaatatttttatcatgttaTAAGCATCTCTATTTTGgtgtcattttataatttgggAGTGTAAatgatcttttatttaaatcgaaGTCTAGGTTTCACCTTTAAATGGATATACAAATGTAGAACATGTTATAATCAGAACAAGATTGGTTTAGCTAtacgaaatttttatatgtatatgtatatcattattaaattttaatctatagattaaaattgattGTTCAAAGTAGCAGGATTTGAACCTATGACTACTGTGATATTGCATAGCAATTTGActaaatgatttttgtaaGATAAAACATTATGCATGTTCTATAACTGTTACATTAAGATGCAAGCTTTGCATTGAACTCAAATTGCAGGTTTGGTTACTGCcttaattattctatattacttgcatttaattttgttttagtcattgctatatgtataaataatatatatcttcatATAATATGCTTTCAATATAGGAATagacaacaatattattaccCTTGTTCCAAAGAATCTACTGTAGCCTGCTCTCTATGGTCATCAACACCAACATACACAGGTTCATGCTTAACAGCCAAAGCTGTTAAAGattctgttttttttgtctgtgTAGCACTGAAAAGCATTGTTTGACGCCGTTctgtaagaataatattatgccAATCACATCCATATAATTTCATcagaatcattaaaatatttgtgcgtcggcctccagaccggacatatttatgtattcgcgaattttaaagcgcgttgtgatgatagagcttacggtttcttgggaaaccaacacacccaaagaccataccatcaaggtcacaagctcactaacgaactcactccaaataggttcgtcgtggatttatacgcggtagaagtgggagcgagaggtataacggctaaatctctctacaacctactaaaagacttcggcctgtccagaacttacatcaattcattcttggaacttACGTCGAAGGCagtcctagtaggttcttttcaaatttggttaggtagggagaggagcttggacagtggaggtgagggtttaacgcgcgttagttaagGGCCCcctaaacctacacctgggtcgcaagtcccaggcatggacgcgatggacccggcacccgcacggtgaatccattgaatactaagaggtttcgtgtcgtctcttaataaataacttgctATTACATAAGACATACAATTTGCAACcctttttcaatataatattgcatatctttttatagactgaataaaataatctttatatcaataaaataaacattgacaaaaaacaatgttaagtAAACTCACTTGgcaataatcttattatttgtttaacttCCTCTTCAAATCCAATTTCAAGTATTCTGTCGGCTTCATCAATGACAAGGCActgtaaatttttgtacaaaaagtCTGGCGTGTTTTGTAGGTGATCTAAAAGCCTGCCAGGTGTTGCTACCAGAATATTAATaccttaaaaacataaaaaaggttgtattaaacataatttcttgatattaaatatatttttggtaataagaccactttatatgaataatattgtaagaaaTATGCCTTTGTTCTTACCTTTGGAAAGCTTCTGTGCCTCTGTACTTCTGTTAGCGCCACCCATGACCAATCCGTAAGTGTGATGATGGTATTTCATCAATTCCATCAAAACACCAAAAGTTTGCATTGACAACTCTCTAGTTGGAGACAAAATAATGACACCAGTACCTGACAAAAACcagcttaattttttatcatattttaagagtaatttaaataaaaatatatgaaaatcaaTCAGATATCCATTCTTTATTCATGAAATAACTCTAGACATTCCATACacaaaagtaatataacaaaaacccAAGTACCTCTACAGTTATCTGGAGGTAGaatgtgtttttgttttattaggaTGTGTGTGGGTGCCCAATTTTCATATTCGCCTTTTTTTGTCATCATAATCAAAATACTACATTAAGAGCATAATCtagcagattttttttatacatttttaatcaacTTTTATGAAATGGATATGAATGCAAAgcataatgaaaaaaaatcataccaTTCCTaggtttaaatttcaatttgtagATCAAATCAATAGCCGGTATAAGAAAGGCTAACGTTTTTCCTGAGCCGGTTCTAGCTGCTCCAACGAGATCTCTCCCTTCTAATAACGGTGGAATTGCCTTAGC
This window contains:
- the LOC116768958 gene encoding ATP-dependent RNA helicase DDX18-like isoform X1, encoding MSVEHIISQSHFSMLEGKIDSRILRNLKDMGFEKPTQIQAITLPHMLLDEDLIGAAKTGSGKTLAFLVPVVDKLIQMKFTREKGVGCIIISPTRELALQTNEVLKMILRDINLSYGLFVGGEKKLKEALLLQKGVNIVVGTPGRILDHLKSTEKFKCDNLKILILDEADKLLEAGFQKHIEGIIKKLPKNRQTVLFSATIDDKVENLARLALRSDPKLICVQDDKQSTVKNLQQGYCICPVQNRISWLYKMLKKTRKLKIIVFFSSCKSVDFHYEFFRNHCKASVLSLHGKQSQPRRKETFETFVNIDKGALFCTNVAARGLDIPSVDWIVQYDPPTDIKEYIHRVGRTARGLNSGNAVILLRPEEEQFVECLKREKVYLDKYNFGDPAYDVQVMLENIIQTDGTMKILARKAYLSFLRCYSKHPLSEVFDIKNLDLKLSSQAFGFQEQPHVDFLASRKRKLNNN
- the LOC116768958 gene encoding ATP-dependent RNA helicase DDX18-like isoform X2 gives rise to the protein MSVEHIISQSHFSMLEGKIDSRILRNLKDMGFEKPTQIQAITLPHMLLDEDLIGAAKTGSGKTLAFLVPVVDKLIQMKFTREKGVGCIIISPTRELALQTNEVLKMILRDINLSYGLFVGGEKKLKEALLLQKGVNIVVGTPGRILDHLKSTEKFKCDNLKILILDEADKLLEAGFQKHIEGIIKKLPKNRQTVLFSATIDDKVENLARLALRSDPKLICVQDDKQSTVKNLQQGYCICPVQNRISWLYKMLKKTRKLKIIVFFSSCKSVDFHYEFFRNHCKASVLSLHGKQSQPRRKETFETFVNIDKGALFCTNVAARGLDIPSVDWIVQYDPPTDIKEYIHRVGRTARGLNSGNAVILLRPEEEQFVECLKREKVYLDKYNFGDPAYDVQVMLENIIQTDGTMKILARKAYLSFLRCYSKHPLSEVFDIKNLDLKLSSQAFGFQEQPHVDFSSRKRKLNNN
- the LOC116768959 gene encoding probable ATP-dependent RNA helicase pitchoune, whose protein sequence is MPTPDKILMRKIKKREKKKLKLISKKANADPDTTEKAKGDDCTEKELKRPSDNKEQSNGVTSKKKKKKPKAEEKIESEEIKDEPDTDGETNEGGQEDVENNEIKTNEESQLPGSSLCLGILSDQKFTALEGKICEATLMGIKDMGFTTMTEIQAKAIPPLLEGRDLVGAARTGSGKTLAFLIPAIDLIYKLKFKPRNGTGVIILSPTRELSMQTFGVLMELMKYHHHTYGLVMGGANRSTEAQKLSKGINILVATPGRLLDHLQNTPDFLYKNLQCLVIDEADRILEIGFEEEVKQIIRLLPKRRQTMLFSATQTKKTESLTALAVKHEPVYVGVDDHREQATVDSLEQGYIVCPSEKRMMVLFTFLKKNRKKKVMVFLSTCMSVKYHHELFNYIDLPVMSIHGKQQQAKRTTTFFQFCNAESGILLCTDVAARGLDIPAVDWIVQYDPPDDPKEYIHRVGRTARGLGTSGHALLFLRPEELGFLRYLKQSKVTLNEFEFSWNKVADIQLQLEKLISRNYFLNQSAKEAFKSYLRAYDSHHLKTIFDIDTIDLAKVSKSFGFTVPPAVELKVTSKGPTQKRKGGGGFGYFKTLNAPQHKKAEKTKIYRQKGNNQKQRS